A region of Denticeps clupeoides chromosome 19, fDenClu1.1, whole genome shotgun sequence DNA encodes the following proteins:
- the LOC114769695 gene encoding apoptosis regulator BAX-like, protein MKFSPSPAPHIRLQNRTGSFTIGNMACEAAADEQIGEALIFRFVKNELKRVIGGEVPLLAQFPLNVQYEKLVFELTENMESISDTLRNNTELNAMIDKIAQQRNPDILAKAAEMVFSDGVVNWGRIIVLLYTARRLSVKLWIAFEPEAGLDIFTSTLAYFKNILLAWIVKMGGWTSSLSEFERWQKGLEGIGLPRAAVIGGLLLAGCLLLWGVARSSC, encoded by the exons ATGAAGTTCAGCCCGAGCCCCGCCCCGCATATCAGGCTGCAGAACAGAACGGGCAGTTTCACTATCGGGAACATGGCATGCGAAGCAGCTGCCG ATGAGCAAATTGGCGAGGCCCTAATTTTTAG GTTTGTAAAGAATGAACTGAAGCGAGTGATCGGCGGGGAGGTGCCTCTCCTGGCTCAGTTCCCCTTGAATGTACAGTACGAGAAACTGGTGTTCGAACTCACAGAgaacatggagagcatttcGGACACACTTCGAAACAATACAGAGCTGAACGC CATGATCGATAAAATCGCTCAACAACGAAATCCCGACATTCTCGCAAAAGCAGCCGAAATGGTGTTTTCTGATGGAGTCGTCAACTGGGGGAGAATCATTGTACTTCTCTACACAGCGAGAAGACTGTCTGTTAAG CTGTGGATCGCCTTCGAACCCGAGGCGGGGCTGGACATCTTCACCAGCACTCTTGCCTACTTCAAGAACATCCTACTGGCCTGGATTGTCAAGATGGGTGGCTGG ACCAGCAGCCTCTCGGAATTCGAGCGGTGGCAGAAAGGCCTGGAGGGCATCGGCCTCCCCAGAGCTGCCGTCATTGGTGGCCTTCTGCTTGCCGGCTGTCTGCTGCTGTGGGGAGTGGCGAGGAGCAGCTGTTAA